Proteins encoded in a region of the Bartonella taylorii genome:
- a CDS encoding phosphatidylserine decarboxylase encodes MSILQSIHNSFVPIHKEGYPFIVAFFIISLILGWVWSPLFWCGLVLTVWCIYFFRDPERVIPLNPNWVMSPADGRISFVEPCVPPEELGLGSKEMIRISVFMDIFSCHINRIPISGTVESIVYRPGQFRNAELDKASQFNERNGLVIDSKHGKIGMVQIAGMVARRIVCWSKENDSVNTGERFGLIRFGSRLDIYIPTEVKLRVAVGQTAIAGETVLASFDDKSATTDFRFD; translated from the coding sequence ATGAGTATTCTACAATCTATCCATAATAGTTTTGTGCCAATTCATAAAGAGGGTTATCCTTTTATTGTGGCGTTTTTTATTATTTCGCTCATTTTGGGTTGGGTATGGAGTCCATTGTTTTGGTGTGGCCTTGTTCTTACTGTGTGGTGTATATACTTCTTCCGTGATCCAGAGCGTGTGATCCCTTTGAATCCCAATTGGGTTATGTCTCCTGCTGATGGGCGTATCTCATTCGTTGAGCCATGTGTTCCACCTGAAGAATTAGGATTGGGTAGCAAAGAAATGATCCGTATTTCCGTATTTATGGATATTTTCTCGTGCCATATTAATCGTATTCCCATAAGTGGTACAGTAGAATCTATAGTTTATCGTCCAGGTCAGTTTAGAAATGCTGAGCTTGATAAAGCTAGCCAGTTTAACGAGCGTAATGGGCTGGTGATTGACAGCAAACACGGTAAAATTGGTATGGTACAGATAGCTGGGATGGTTGCTCGCAGGATTGTTTGTTGGTCGAAAGAAAATGATTCCGTTAATACCGGAGAACGATTTGGGTTGATCCGTTTTGGTTCTCGCCTTGATATTTATATACCTACTGAAGTAAAATTGCGTGTTGCGGTTGGCCAGACAGCAATTGCTGGAGAAACAGTTTTAGCTTCTTTTGATGATAAGAGTGCTACAACTGATTTCAGATTTGATTAG
- a CDS encoding ABCB family ABC transporter ATP-binding protein/permease: MEQSEMIKTVSSGTGQTLRTLYNLWPYMWPVDRRDLKMRVLWAIFYLVLAKLVLICVPYFFKYATDALDASFKLPVWFPSSWVIPIMLVLAYNVTRIIQAGLNQLRDSLFATVGQHAIRQLAYKTFVHIHGLSLRFHLERRTGGLSRVIERGTKGIEAIVRFSILNTVPTVLEFVLTAFVFYISYGWNYLFIVVIMVGLYIWFTIKASDWRIRIREKMNMADTEANTHAVDSLLNFETVKYFCNETLEARRFDSSMANYEKAATKIWTSLSWLNFGQALIFGIGMTVLMLMSAYEIFHKTQTLGDFVFINALLIQLSIPLNFIGSIYRDVRQGLTDIEAMFDLLDVQQEIVDKSDAKPLIVRDGSIRFNQVKFSYDPTRQILKDIDFEIPGGKTVAIVGPSGAGKSTISRLLFRFYDVDAGSITIDGQDIRDVTQKSLREAIGMVPQDTVLFNDTIAYNIFYGRPSATEEEMRKAAEMAQISKFIEMLPEGFQSMVGERGLKLSGGEKQRVAIARTLLKAPPLLILDEATAALDTTTEQEIQQALDIISRGRTTLIIAHRLSTVINADEILVLKNGRIIENGTHAELLRKKGLYASMWNKQLEASQAEEKLRKMREEDETGVVNRKK; this comes from the coding sequence ATGGAACAGAGTGAAATGATAAAAACTGTGTCATCAGGTACAGGTCAAACTCTACGTACACTTTATAATTTATGGCCTTATATGTGGCCGGTGGATCGGCGCGATCTAAAAATGCGTGTATTATGGGCGATATTTTATCTTGTTTTGGCCAAGCTCGTTCTCATATGTGTGCCATATTTCTTTAAATACGCTACGGATGCACTTGATGCGAGCTTTAAGCTGCCTGTATGGTTTCCATCCAGTTGGGTTATTCCTATTATGCTGGTTTTAGCATATAATGTCACGCGTATTATTCAGGCTGGATTAAACCAGTTACGTGATTCTCTTTTTGCAACCGTTGGTCAACATGCTATTCGCCAATTAGCCTATAAGACTTTTGTGCATATTCATGGATTGTCTTTGCGATTTCATCTAGAAAGGCGAACAGGTGGACTTTCTCGTGTGATTGAGCGTGGTACGAAGGGAATTGAAGCTATCGTTAGATTTTCAATTCTGAACACAGTACCAACGGTTTTAGAATTTGTTTTGACAGCATTTGTATTTTACATAAGCTATGGATGGAACTATTTGTTCATAGTTGTAATAATGGTTGGCTTGTATATTTGGTTTACAATCAAGGCAAGTGATTGGCGCATTCGAATTCGGGAAAAAATGAATATGGCAGATACTGAGGCCAATACGCATGCTGTTGATTCTCTTTTGAACTTTGAAACTGTCAAATATTTTTGCAATGAAACTCTAGAAGCACGTCGATTTGATTCTTCTATGGCAAATTATGAAAAAGCGGCAACAAAAATTTGGACATCGTTAAGTTGGCTTAACTTTGGTCAGGCTCTTATTTTTGGTATTGGAATGACTGTTCTGATGTTGATGTCAGCTTATGAAATTTTTCATAAGACTCAAACTTTAGGAGATTTCGTTTTTATTAATGCGCTTTTAATACAGCTTTCTATTCCGCTGAATTTTATTGGCTCAATTTATCGTGACGTTCGACAAGGGTTAACTGATATTGAAGCTATGTTTGATCTTTTAGATGTGCAGCAGGAAATCGTTGATAAATCGGATGCCAAGCCATTGATAGTGCGTGATGGTAGTATTCGGTTTAACCAAGTAAAGTTTTCCTATGATCCGACTCGTCAGATTCTCAAAGATATTGATTTTGAGATCCCTGGAGGCAAAACCGTTGCGATTGTCGGTCCATCCGGTGCTGGTAAATCGACGATTTCTCGATTACTTTTTCGTTTTTATGATGTGGATGCGGGTTCTATCACAATCGACGGACAAGATATTCGTGATGTAACGCAAAAAAGTTTGCGTGAAGCTATCGGCATGGTACCGCAGGATACGGTATTATTTAATGATACTATTGCATATAATATTTTCTACGGGCGTCCAAGTGCTACAGAGGAAGAGATGCGCAAAGCTGCTGAAATGGCACAGATATCAAAATTTATTGAGATGCTTCCAGAAGGTTTTCAATCTATGGTAGGTGAGCGTGGGCTAAAACTATCAGGTGGTGAAAAACAACGTGTGGCTATTGCACGGACACTGTTAAAAGCTCCTCCACTTCTTATTCTGGATGAAGCAACAGCGGCTCTTGATACGACAACGGAACAAGAAATTCAACAAGCATTGGATATTATAAGCCGTGGGCGGACAACATTGATAATTGCGCATCGTCTTTCTACTGTTATAAATGCGGATGAAATTTTGGTTCTAAAAAATGGCCGTATTATTGAAAATGGGACGCATGCGGAGCTTTTACGTAAGAAAGGTTTATATGCTTCAATGTGGAATAAGCAGCTTGAAGCATCGCAAGCTGAAGAAAAATTACGTAAAATGCGTGAAGAGGATGAGACAGGCGTTGTTAATCGTAAAAAATAA
- a CDS encoding DUF421 domain-containing protein, translating to MEFLYYYGYVTFKLIVGLIAFLLILRTTGRGNLSQMTPVDLISNFVMGSIIGGVVYNPNISTVQLLIVLCIWQALVTSLNFFARYSVFFRRLVAGRNVTLVLDSVFQMDKIKSLGISVNDLITMLRIKGCSLHEAAFVHLETSGDCSVVKKDEGKKSIILVENGEIIDDGLKEIGKSKTWLQAELKKKRVKVENLFAAEWYEHTDENNKSYDGLFLVPFSKTV from the coding sequence ATGGAATTTTTATATTATTACGGGTATGTCACATTTAAATTGATTGTAGGTCTTATCGCCTTCCTCTTGATTTTAAGAACAACGGGACGCGGAAACCTCAGTCAAATGACACCGGTTGATTTGATAAGCAATTTTGTGATGGGGAGTATCATTGGAGGGGTTGTTTATAATCCGAACATTAGTACTGTTCAATTGTTGATTGTTTTATGTATTTGGCAAGCTTTGGTTACATCTCTTAATTTTTTTGCACGCTATTCAGTTTTTTTTCGTCGTCTTGTTGCAGGACGGAATGTCACATTAGTTTTAGATAGTGTATTTCAAATGGATAAGATTAAGAGTTTGGGTATCAGCGTAAATGACTTGATTACGATGTTGCGAATTAAAGGTTGTAGTTTACATGAAGCAGCTTTTGTTCATTTAGAAACCAGTGGTGATTGTTCCGTTGTTAAAAAGGATGAGGGAAAAAAGTCTATCATTTTAGTAGAAAATGGCGAAATTATTGACGATGGACTTAAAGAGATTGGTAAATCAAAGACATGGCTTCAAGCAGAATTGAAAAAAAAGCGTGTAAAAGTTGAGAATTTATTTGCAGCAGAATGGTATGAGCATACAGACGAAAATAATAAATCTTATGATGGATTATTTCTTGTTCCTTTTTCAAAAACAGTCTAA
- the cysS gene encoding cysteine--tRNA ligase — protein sequence MRELRFYNTLTRKKENFTPIDVTKVRLYVCGPTVYDYAHIGNARPVIVFDILFRLLRHVYGNDHVIYARNITDVDDKINARAACEYPELALNEAIRQLTERTYFQFQQDTLALGCLLPTSQPRATDHLEEMRSLIERLLEKGHAYKAENHILFSVSSIKKHPLYGSFAKRSLNEMRAGARVDVAAYKREEMDFVLWKPSEDGEPGWVSPAGIPVLGRPGWHIECSAMSMATLLAPYGGGLFCDDPTANIFDIHGGGIDLIFPHHENEIAQSCSAFGTERMANLWMHNGFLQVEGKKMSKSLGNFITIRSVLESDFVETSSILTDEMKKNWAGLSARFSMLQTHYREPLNWTAQRLAQSSSELYRWYQLLRYERERIEKRESIDESLLNVLSDDLNTPSAFTLLRKFYKAGNAIALANGMNLFGLLRQEWISDLECPLFIKKTSLDEKFIDQRIAERLQLIHNKEWAAADTIRDELAAEGVSLKDSKDSQTGERITVWEIKRL from the coding sequence ATGAGAGAGTTGCGATTTTATAATACGCTTACACGTAAAAAAGAAAATTTTACACCGATAGATGTGACTAAGGTACGCCTTTATGTTTGTGGTCCAACGGTTTATGATTATGCGCATATAGGAAATGCACGTCCCGTGATCGTTTTTGATATTTTATTTCGCTTATTGCGTCATGTTTATGGCAATGATCATGTTATATATGCGCGTAATATTACAGACGTGGATGATAAAATTAATGCACGAGCAGCTTGTGAATATCCAGAGCTAGCACTTAACGAAGCTATTCGCCAATTGACGGAACGTACATATTTTCAATTTCAACAAGATACACTAGCACTTGGTTGTTTGCTGCCCACCAGTCAACCGCGTGCAACTGATCATTTAGAAGAAATGCGCTCTTTGATTGAAAGGTTGCTTGAAAAAGGGCACGCTTATAAAGCGGAAAATCATATATTATTTTCTGTGAGTAGCATAAAAAAACATCCCCTTTATGGATCATTTGCAAAACGTTCTTTAAATGAAATGAGAGCCGGTGCGCGTGTTGATGTCGCTGCTTATAAAAGGGAGGAGATGGATTTTGTTTTATGGAAGCCCTCTGAGGATGGGGAACCAGGTTGGGTATCGCCGGCAGGAATTCCTGTCTTAGGTCGTCCGGGATGGCATATCGAATGTTCTGCGATGTCGATGGCAACGCTGTTAGCACCCTATGGCGGTGGATTGTTCTGTGATGATCCAACAGCGAATATTTTTGATATCCATGGTGGTGGTATCGATTTGATTTTTCCTCACCATGAAAATGAGATTGCACAAAGTTGTTCAGCTTTTGGAACTGAGCGGATGGCTAATCTTTGGATGCATAATGGATTTTTGCAAGTTGAAGGTAAAAAGATGTCTAAAAGCCTTGGCAATTTCATAACCATTCGTTCTGTTTTAGAGAGCGATTTTGTTGAGACTAGTAGTATTTTAACAGATGAAATGAAGAAAAATTGGGCTGGTTTGTCTGCACGTTTTTCAATGTTACAAACGCATTATCGTGAACCGTTAAATTGGACAGCTCAGCGTTTGGCGCAGTCTAGTAGCGAACTGTATCGTTGGTATCAATTGCTTCGCTATGAAAGAGAAAGAATAGAAAAAAGAGAATCGATTGATGAATCTTTGCTAAACGTACTAAGTGATGATCTTAATACTCCGAGTGCATTTACTCTTTTGCGAAAATTTTATAAAGCAGGAAATGCTATAGCGCTCGCAAATGGGATGAATTTATTTGGGCTCTTGCGGCAAGAATGGATTAGCGATCTAGAATGCCCACTGTTTATAAAAAAAACTTCTCTTGATGAAAAATTTATTGATCAGCGCATTGCCGAAAGGTTGCAGCTTATCCATAATAAAGAGTGGGCAGCTGCGGATACAATTCGTGATGAGCTTGCAGCCGAGGGGGTTTCACTCAAAGATAGCAAGGATTCACAAACTGGTGAACGTATAACCGTGTGGGAAATAAAACGCTTATAA
- a CDS encoding TIGR02301 family protein — MRNILIKITFLTFFLSLTPTFAQQSPPYETKLLRLAEILGSLHYLHNLCKTPTNQWYDYMTALIEAEQPIPQRRAYFYEAFNEAYRAFSENYHHCTQSAIEANQRYVKEGRALSENLLIHLNN; from the coding sequence ATGCGTAATATATTGATAAAAATCACTTTTTTAACGTTTTTTCTATCTTTAACACCAACTTTTGCACAACAATCACCACCCTATGAAACAAAATTGCTACGACTGGCAGAAATTTTGGGGTCGCTGCACTATTTACATAATCTTTGTAAGACTCCAACAAACCAATGGTATGACTATATGACCGCACTGATCGAAGCAGAACAACCAATTCCACAAAGACGCGCTTATTTTTACGAAGCGTTTAATGAAGCATATCGCGCCTTCTCAGAAAATTATCATCATTGTACACAGTCAGCAATTGAAGCAAATCAAAGATATGTTAAAGAGGGTAGAGCCTTGTCCGAAAACCTTCTTATACATCTTAATAATTAA
- a CDS encoding dihydroorotase — protein sequence MFKTFDTIFKGATVVNHDGRSKRDIGITNGRIAEIGDLTCASAGEVIDCTGLHILPGIIDSQVHFREPGNEHKEDLESGSYSAVLGGVTAVFEMPNTNPLTTSEEALSDKVKRGFHRMHCDFAFWVGGTRENVHELAELERLPGAAGIKVFMGSSTGALLVDDDESVRLILKNIHRRAAFHSEDEVRLRERKMLCIEGDASSHPVWRDEVAALKCTQRLVKIAHETKARIHVLHLSTAEEIDFLKKHKDVATIEVTQHHLTLTADDYLQFGTLIQMNPPIRESRHRESLWYGVQQGIVDVLGSDHAPHTLEEKLKTYPASPSGMTGVQTTTAIMLTHVNVGKLSLERFVDLTSHGPSRIFGISCKGRLAVGYDADLTIVDLKREETITNALIGSRVGWTPYDGKKVKGWPVGTIIRGMRVMWEGEIITPSQGEPIKFIETLA from the coding sequence ATGTTTAAAACATTTGATACAATTTTTAAAGGTGCAACAGTGGTAAATCATGATGGAAGGAGTAAGCGTGATATTGGTATTACAAATGGCCGTATTGCTGAAATTGGGGATCTTACATGTGCATCTGCTGGTGAAGTGATTGATTGTACAGGGCTTCACATTTTACCAGGGATTATCGATAGTCAAGTTCATTTTCGTGAGCCAGGCAATGAACATAAGGAGGATTTGGAAAGTGGTTCGTATTCCGCTGTTTTAGGGGGCGTTACAGCAGTATTTGAAATGCCTAATACCAATCCATTAACCACATCGGAAGAAGCTTTGTCTGATAAAGTAAAACGCGGATTTCATCGGATGCATTGTGATTTTGCCTTTTGGGTTGGAGGAACACGTGAAAATGTACATGAATTGGCCGAATTAGAAAGACTTCCTGGAGCTGCGGGAATTAAAGTCTTTATGGGGTCTTCTACAGGTGCTCTTCTGGTGGATGATGATGAAAGTGTGCGTCTTATTTTGAAGAATATTCATCGTCGTGCAGCTTTTCATTCTGAAGATGAGGTAAGGCTCAGAGAACGTAAAATGTTGTGTATCGAAGGAGATGCATCATCGCACCCAGTTTGGCGTGACGAAGTCGCAGCATTAAAATGTACACAGCGCTTGGTGAAAATCGCCCATGAAACGAAGGCACGCATTCATGTGTTACATCTCTCTACTGCGGAAGAAATCGATTTTCTAAAAAAACATAAAGATGTTGCAACCATTGAAGTTACACAGCATCATTTGACTTTAACTGCTGATGATTATTTGCAGTTTGGCACATTGATTCAAATGAATCCACCTATTCGTGAAAGCCGCCACCGTGAGTCTCTTTGGTACGGTGTTCAGCAAGGTATTGTTGATGTATTAGGTTCTGATCACGCTCCTCATACGCTTGAAGAAAAGCTTAAAACTTATCCTGCGTCACCTTCAGGGATGACAGGTGTGCAGACAACAACGGCAATTATGCTAACACATGTAAATGTAGGAAAGCTTTCTCTTGAACGTTTTGTTGATCTCACTTCGCATGGCCCTAGCCGCATTTTTGGTATAAGCTGTAAAGGGCGCCTTGCTGTTGGATATGATGCTGATTTGACCATTGTTGATCTGAAGCGGGAAGAAACTATTACGAATGCATTAATTGGTTCGCGTGTAGGTTGGACACCTTATGATGGTAAAAAAGTTAAAGGATGGCCTGTTGGTACTATTATTCGTGGTATGCGTGTTATGTGGGAAGGTGAAATTATTACACCTTCGCAAGGTGAGCCTATTAAATTTATAGAAACTCTGGCGTGA
- a CDS encoding YgfZ/GcvT domain-containing protein yields the protein MIEKQNAILFKNRRIIKVTGEEATHFLQVLITTDVTKIGPKEIFPGALLSPQGKVIADFLIGKRDDGYLIDTVASLADILYKRLLLYKLHTKIEITQPLQELVTVFWNNESNTLNFDSSFIDKRFPQKEKIIRSYGKIPFFAPEYNDNWDRLRIRYAIAESGQDYEIGKVFPHDINYDQISGLAFNKGCYIGQEVVSRMHHRRAARRRVLVVKSQHELTQGSSVEAGGKILGYLRTCAANEALVLMRIDHVKDAMNNNIPFTVENSPVTVSIAENMNFTFPESTVETH from the coding sequence ATGATTGAAAAACAAAATGCCATTCTCTTTAAAAACCGTAGAATTATTAAAGTTACCGGTGAAGAAGCAACACATTTTCTTCAAGTTCTTATCACAACAGATGTAACAAAAATCGGCCCAAAAGAAATTTTCCCTGGAGCTCTCTTATCTCCACAAGGAAAGGTTATTGCTGATTTTCTTATCGGTAAAAGAGATGATGGTTATCTGATTGATACCGTTGCATCTTTAGCTGATATCCTCTACAAGCGTCTGCTCCTCTATAAGCTGCATACAAAAATAGAAATTACACAACCATTACAAGAACTTGTTACAGTTTTCTGGAATAATGAATCAAATACTTTAAATTTTGATTCAAGTTTTATTGATAAGCGATTTCCACAAAAAGAAAAAATAATACGATCCTATGGAAAAATACCTTTTTTTGCTCCAGAATATAATGATAATTGGGATCGATTGCGTATTCGTTATGCAATCGCAGAAAGCGGTCAAGATTACGAAATAGGTAAAGTCTTTCCCCATGATATTAATTACGATCAAATAAGTGGGCTAGCATTTAATAAAGGTTGCTATATCGGGCAAGAAGTTGTTTCAAGAATGCATCACCGTCGCGCGGCACGTCGCCGTGTTTTAGTCGTAAAAAGCCAGCATGAATTAACCCAAGGCTCCAGCGTTGAAGCAGGGGGGAAAATACTTGGTTATCTAAGAACGTGTGCTGCAAACGAAGCCTTAGTTTTAATGCGCATAGATCATGTCAAAGATGCTATGAATAACAATATCCCATTTACAGTAGAAAATTCTCCCGTCACAGTAAGCATTGCTGAAAATATGAATTTTACCTTCCCTGAAAGCACTGTGGAAACTCACTAA
- a CDS encoding YfbR-like 5'-deoxynucleotidase, with protein sequence MAKAELSKNGEARAWQRMLSGRRLDLLNPSPFDVEIEDIAHGLARVARWNGQTQGEHAYSVAQHSLLVEQIFQKLFPQSRSDECLCALLHDAPEYVIGDMISPFKAVIGKQYELIEKRIQDAIHMRFSLPVNPSQKLLKKIKQADRIAAFYEAITLAGFNTEEALRYFGSPNNILPDDLNLQPYSTQQIENTFLIRFSNLDTQRAY encoded by the coding sequence ATGGCTAAAGCTGAATTATCAAAAAATGGAGAAGCACGCGCTTGGCAAAGAATGCTTTCTGGCCGGCGTCTCGATTTGCTAAACCCTTCTCCTTTTGATGTTGAAATCGAAGATATTGCCCATGGACTTGCCCGCGTTGCACGTTGGAACGGCCAAACACAAGGAGAACATGCCTATTCTGTTGCACAGCATTCACTTTTGGTAGAACAAATATTTCAGAAACTTTTTCCCCAATCACGTAGCGATGAGTGCCTGTGTGCTCTCCTTCATGATGCACCAGAATATGTCATAGGTGATATGATTTCGCCCTTTAAAGCTGTTATAGGAAAACAATATGAGCTCATCGAAAAACGTATACAAGATGCTATCCACATGCGCTTTTCCCTCCCCGTTAATCCTTCTCAAAAGCTCTTAAAAAAAATCAAACAAGCTGACCGCATTGCTGCATTCTACGAAGCTATCACGCTTGCTGGATTTAATACAGAAGAAGCCCTTCGCTATTTTGGCTCTCCAAATAACATTTTACCCGATGATCTCAATTTGCAACCATACTCTACACAACAAATTGAAAACACCTTTTTAATCCGTTTTAGTAATCTTGATACCCAGAGAGCATACTAA
- the panB gene encoding 3-methyl-2-oxobutanoate hydroxymethyltransferase — MSVHNKTMKRITSSEIRSRKGQQPIVSLTAYQAYTARIADPYCDLLLVGDSVGMVVYGFETTLPVNLDMMILHGQAVMRGSQKALVVVDMPFGSYEENPEQAFSNASRVLAETGCGAVKLEGGVYIAETIDFLCKRGIPVMGHIGLTPQAVNRFGGFKTQGRKESDWQRIESDGMAIEEAGAFAVVVEGVVEPLAVKLTEKLSIPTIGIGASNQCDGQVLVMEDMLGYGAYVPKFVRRYGALEQAMESAIKNYAEDVTSRAFPADKEVYKLK; from the coding sequence ATGAGTGTACATAATAAAACTATGAAGCGTATCACTTCTTCTGAAATACGATCAAGAAAAGGGCAGCAACCGATTGTTTCTTTAACAGCTTATCAGGCTTATACTGCGCGAATTGCTGACCCATATTGCGATTTACTTTTGGTTGGTGATAGCGTTGGCATGGTTGTGTATGGGTTTGAGACAACACTTCCTGTTAATTTAGACATGATGATTTTGCACGGACAGGCGGTTATGCGTGGGTCTCAAAAAGCCCTTGTAGTTGTTGATATGCCTTTTGGTTCTTATGAAGAAAATCCAGAACAAGCTTTTTCTAATGCGTCGCGTGTTCTTGCAGAAACAGGGTGTGGTGCAGTGAAGCTTGAAGGCGGTGTTTATATAGCAGAAACAATTGATTTTTTGTGTAAACGTGGCATTCCAGTTATGGGGCATATCGGACTGACGCCACAGGCGGTAAATCGTTTTGGCGGTTTCAAGACGCAAGGACGCAAGGAGAGTGATTGGCAAAGGATTGAATCCGACGGGATGGCGATCGAAGAAGCTGGTGCTTTTGCTGTAGTTGTAGAAGGGGTTGTCGAACCTTTAGCGGTGAAGCTGACAGAAAAACTTTCTATCCCGACCATTGGTATTGGTGCGTCTAATCAGTGCGATGGACAGGTATTAGTTATGGAAGATATGTTGGGCTACGGTGCTTATGTGCCAAAATTTGTGCGTCGTTATGGTGCTCTTGAACAAGCAATGGAGTCCGCAATCAAGAATTATGCAGAGGATGTCACATCGCGTGCTTTTCCAGCTGATAAGGAAGTTTATAAACTAAAATAA
- the panC gene encoding pantoate--beta-alanine ligase: protein MKMRILKTISEVRQYIAAERCLGLSIGFVPTMGALHEGHLALVQQARATCDRVLVSIFVNPKQFGPNEGFDKYPRDLVGDCALLKKAGVEYVFAPSVEEMWPLGNDTIVEVGKLSRILIGRLRPRHFCGVTSVVAKLFNIVQPDKAFFGEKDFQQILIIRRMVEDLAFPIEIVGVPILREADGLACSSRNQLLTLEDRKAAKIIPKSGKAAEKLYRQGERSVDKLCKIVRDILQQESRAIIESVDLRDMETLCEVKGRLKKPAVLLLTVRFGTVRLIDQYILQEKHENECT, encoded by the coding sequence ATGAAGATGCGAATCTTAAAAACAATTTCTGAAGTACGTCAATATATCGCAGCAGAACGGTGTTTAGGACTTTCGATTGGTTTTGTTCCAACGATGGGGGCACTGCATGAAGGTCACCTAGCATTAGTGCAGCAAGCACGAGCAACGTGTGATAGAGTGCTGGTTTCTATTTTTGTCAATCCAAAACAATTTGGTCCCAACGAGGGTTTTGATAAATATCCAAGAGATTTGGTGGGCGATTGTGCTTTGTTGAAAAAAGCGGGTGTTGAATATGTTTTTGCACCTTCTGTAGAAGAAATGTGGCCACTGGGAAATGACACAATTGTGGAGGTGGGAAAGTTATCACGTATTTTGATAGGGAGATTACGTCCAAGGCATTTTTGTGGCGTGACCAGCGTTGTTGCTAAGCTTTTTAATATTGTTCAGCCAGATAAGGCTTTTTTTGGGGAAAAGGATTTTCAACAAATTTTGATTATTCGGCGTATGGTTGAAGACTTAGCTTTTCCTATTGAAATTGTAGGGGTGCCTATTTTACGTGAAGCAGATGGTCTCGCCTGTTCTTCACGTAATCAGCTTTTAACATTAGAAGATCGCAAAGCTGCAAAAATTATTCCTAAAAGTGGTAAAGCTGCTGAAAAACTTTATCGCCAAGGTGAACGCTCGGTTGATAAATTATGCAAAATTGTTCGTGATATTTTACAGCAAGAATCGCGCGCCATCATTGAATCAGTGGATTTACGAGATATGGAAACCTTATGCGAGGTCAAAGGGAGATTAAAAAAACCTGCTGTTTTACTCCTCACTGTCCGCTTTGGTACAGTGAGGCTTATTGATCAATACATATTGCAAGAGAAGCATGAAAATGAGTGTACATAA
- the recO gene encoding DNA repair protein RecO: MKWKEQAIILGTRQYGETSVILEIMTRQRGRYMGVVKGGRSRRMAALLQPGNFVEAEWWARLDEHLGLFRLEALNLHAARLILLPEALYALQLIAFHLRLLPERDPHPILYDILHLFMQNFDERSVNAELLVRFEMRLLEELGFGLDLSHCAATGSTERLCYVSPKSGRAVCEEAGRPWKEKLLILPQFLVQRTTRPVDFNDIINGFILTGFFLMRHVWEPRDIKQPPMRMNLIQLFERQFCMQASIC, encoded by the coding sequence ATGAAATGGAAAGAACAAGCCATTATCCTTGGTACGCGCCAGTATGGTGAAACAAGTGTTATTCTTGAGATTATGACGCGTCAGCGTGGCCGTTATATGGGAGTGGTAAAAGGGGGGCGTTCTCGTCGTATGGCGGCTCTTCTTCAACCTGGGAATTTTGTTGAGGCTGAGTGGTGGGCACGTTTAGATGAACATTTGGGGCTTTTTCGGCTTGAAGCACTTAACTTACATGCTGCACGATTAATTCTCTTACCAGAGGCACTTTATGCTTTGCAGTTGATAGCTTTTCATTTGCGTCTTCTTCCTGAGCGTGATCCGCATCCTATTTTATACGATATTTTACATCTCTTTATGCAGAATTTTGATGAGCGGTCTGTAAACGCAGAGTTGCTTGTACGTTTTGAAATGCGGCTGCTCGAAGAACTTGGCTTTGGTCTTGATTTGTCTCATTGTGCTGCAACGGGCAGTACAGAGAGACTTTGTTATGTATCACCAAAATCGGGACGAGCTGTATGTGAGGAGGCGGGGCGCCCTTGGAAAGAGAAGCTTCTCATTTTACCACAGTTTCTTGTGCAAAGAACGACACGTCCTGTAGATTTTAATGACATAATAAATGGTTTCATTCTAACGGGTTTTTTTTTAATGCGTCATGTCTGGGAACCGCGGGATATAAAGCAACCACCGATGCGCATGAATTTGATACAATTATTTGAACGCCAATTTTGTATGCAAGCATCAATTTGTTAA